Proteins from one Bombus pyrosoma isolate SC7728 linkage group LG16, ASM1482585v1, whole genome shotgun sequence genomic window:
- the LOC122576190 gene encoding protein ELYS isoform X2, whose product MKELGEVSCEIRSVVDIQHSITKCLNNVKGDDSGPSNGSQMYNGLDGVYGGFLNDATYAWLSYGCHLVVLNTKTGESTSSWTFRGKITCVCQFPAQCGELPLLLVGLDNEATRIKDSVGLLCIFDCTSSRVLRAIKMPAGVEQVCIVSGATDWEGFNDRRPDNILMQMDGIACVVLRNLHHLMIDLQRSTWEVPDLSVTMDEISPAEIQFLTTKDSFHRNSSKHMTCNLLTQRIEKHIGFNRENFELNSFLDEKLTNTIISSMKIGCLISGCLGRVIIWQNDGSVGWISVPVDETMIITHLALLEPTDDPRPFYYLWVVFQDDSFKMPPILRMFALLFQRKYCDRGTNLYFNLEGEPSLKFEIELDPKDRVVSLSTFERGTNLDQTESECRKGEDSLLLISTTNRTLLFDLNQWYKEQMPQTLSECKNPNSILSCYNTNHRACNITGKEIISCAYIPRTLQEFPNNSLNSSEELFYPNSLFFEWIELSLSKLTFWYTRGVQAELLREIALAGPIMLTQPSEMFHKCLSVGLTPFNTEISFSSDHNAQRDMLLSLCLEQRWATFLIKCAKEWSDGSAAYMYPSFLKWGIQRASSIKMIADRLCIPLFDQSGNNIGESEVKTLRFCYQQLECLSNVVAKLPFETSSLIKQRRALKRVSMYFQVLLWFYDVGLLPESQCLEEGPLPMSLALKIPYPFEKLFSLYKEKRESIKDNNAKEGSEEVLFIDELIARECPALNLQWEREAGEANTNGYYPPPSLQSLLRSYLTDCDQTELNEIECKHQITIYLLMDLAMLLQGSYPGVDQLIKYPSSFKMSPSLIKLTQAFWLLDHEDYQGFLDMMTGQLVSDSDVKDWHHKLVLKTLIRNSQHKLALMYLRIKKPPLSSFQEQSTLISLSVEHGLVQSAFHHRLQSHYTQLLMCFFQSCKNYNKLGDILHLALDTEEEEMFVKFLQDSKSEDIKLLYYLQRCRYMEANSGNTTIWSSSVASKNMHFDMLNAYNATLPNVVKRFSMNMGKSNLDTDLESRYPRPMTHNKSFQKTANIYETVIRKAKETYVRTEKSVVPFVTAPCAALKSSNDRININCVMSPKMVQMNNKRTLEQVMHDEENSGMRTPERTKRRKLLDDSEAALSAAFSTPLVKRKISTNRDIPIETPHSILKIRQLIRSSTSPIAASLQDEITGSPVSDRERKVNRQIRFNISQSKNSCSHGEVSREEEFSKLNTSDQNDDVFVSPATSEKCLIDSPVLSDSSYTCKNIYTARPRPSLRRTYLQTSTESINESLSNCSKTKNSANSRLSVPSVNILNNRSLTNTPQVSKRLSTLSSSCYSPAVLSPDSSFEIKVSSRRSDKSDLQRSLKIPKRENTNHNSLMASTPMTKSSSPEKPRHSSEESISTEVEEDIVPEAFYENREKTSENIDQSNHLELRNSKKLKEDVEGICINRDVSSSKVLENINEDHEGDEEEYKSLSENNVSCSENKEQRHRSFHEKLPKEFEHDVEKHVSSKNGVLFDITDDESSNGSDEVFLVLDEPESKEKQGSKTVPMNTDNIFDASNITDDESDSSIEVLDNFQRNTAHLDKEENIRDQSSFSQKKEENAEEQKTKDKSIRLDNNNSNYRRTRKNSVRGSSDHIEPKDIINTSNLDSGSLEITPRMTRSRRASSISKETNMSPLNSPCKVLAKTPRSRRASSLVKEVLIASVVPADESVKQIASSGSDGSSGISSPRKIRGKRASSVAKDISIEAESEEAKVPVRRSLRRSASIQKELPESSEKKVQTETKSLNIKQSSGEANKSSTISIRSRKESQTSEQDEEEPSIVKSSRRRGSSVPKEPVNVVRTTRRSSSVAKEIVSKEFGPLSESIKEQYLVEQVVSKPAANTRSRRSSIQSIPEELEEILSIPLKERVSTMNKRQEAARNPRLRRAASMELSQVETRRKTRSARSKEIFEETILEEEGTETISPIDDSKKVSKKRKRGVSETSTREANEATSKPRRGTKQSTKQNTKDKAANQFSFSQPEKTNDQPLDQKAIGEVPKYMFSPPHTRSKTMASDHH is encoded by the exons atgaaagaattagGGGAAGTTAGCTGTGAG ATACGCAGTGTTGTAGATATTCAACACTCTAtaacaaaatgtttaaataacgTAAAAGGAGATGACAGTGGACCATCAAATGGTTCGCAAATGTATAATGGTCTTGATGGTGTTTATGGAGGTTTTCTAAACGATGCCACATATGCTTGGCTAAGTTATGGTTGCCATTTAGTAGTTCTTAATACAAAAACTGGTGAAAGTACCAGTTCGTGGACCTTCCGAGGGAAAATCACTTGTGTTTGTCAATTTCCTGCTCAGTGTGGGGAACTACCATTGCTCCTTGTTGGTTTGGACAATGAAGCAACTAGAATTAAAGATTCCGTGGGTTTATTGTGTATCTTTGATTGTACTTCCTCTCGTGTTTTAAGAGCTATTAAA aTGCCAGCTGGTGTAGAACAAGTTTGTATTGTATCTGGTGCAACAGATTGGGAAGGATTTAATGACAGAAGACCAGACAATATTCTTATGCAAATGGATGGTATAgcttgtgtagtattacgcaaTCTTCATCATCTCATGATTGATCTTCAGAGATCTACTTGGGAGGTTCCTGATTTATCTGTTACAATGGATGAAATTTCTCCAGCTGAAATACAATTCTTAACAACTAAAGACTCCTTTCATAGAAACAGTAGCAAACACATGACTTGTAATTTGCTAACTCAAC GTATAGAAAAGCACATTGGTTTTAAtagagaaaattttgaattgaaTTCTTTCCTAGacgaaaaattaacaaatactATAATTAGCTCAATGAAAATTGGTTGTTTAATATCAGGATGTCTAGGCAGAGTGATAATATGGCAGAATGATGGTTCTGTGGGATGGATTAGCGTACCTGTGGATGAAACCATGATAATAACACATTTAGCATTATTAGAACCAACAGATGATCCTAGACCTTTCTACTATTTGTGGGTTGTTTTCCAAGACGATTCGTTTAAGATGCCTCCTATCTTGAGAATGTTTGCCTTATTGTTCCAGCGAAAATATTGTGACAGAGgaactaatttatattttaatctggAAGGAGAGCCTAGCCTTAAATTCGAGATTGAATTAGACCCAAAAGATAGAGTGGTTAGTTTGTCTACGTTTGAAAGAGGAACTAATCTGGACCAAACAGAATCAGAATGTAGGAAAGGTGAAGACAGTTTGCTTCTAATTTCAACTACTAATAGaactttattatttgatttgaaTCAATGGTACAAGGAACAAATGCCTCAAACTCTCAGTGAATGCAAGAATCCAAATAGCATATTGTCCTGTTATAATACAAATCACAGGGCCTGCAACATAACTGGCAAAGAGATAATAAGTTGTGCCTATATTCCTCGCACTTTACAAGAATTTCCTAATAATAGTTTAAACTCAtcagaagaattattttacccAAATTCTTTGTTCTTTGAATGGATAGAGTTAAGTTTgtcaaaattaacattttggTATACTAGAGGAGTCCAAGCTGAATTACTTCGTGAAATTGCCCTTGCAGGGCCTATCATGCTAACGCAACCTTCTGAAATGTTTCACAAGTGTCTCTCCGTTGGTTTGACTCCGTTCAAcacagaaatttcattttctagcGATCATAACGCTCAGAGGGATATGTTATTATCGCTTTGTCTGGAGCAACGTTGGGCGACTTTCTTGATCAAGTGTGCCAAAGAATGGTCAGATGGAAGTGCCGCCTACATGTATCCAAGTTTCTTAAAGTGGGGAATACAGCGTGCGTCTTCCATAAAAATGATTGCTGATCGTCTATGTATTCCTCTATTTGATCAATCAGGTAATAACATAGGCGAATCCGAAGTAAAAACGTTGAGATTTTGTTACCAACAATTGGAATGTTTATCCAATGTAGTAGCTAAGTTACCTTTTGAAACAAGCAGTTTAATCAAGCAACGAAGAGCACTAAAGCGAGTATCTATGTACTTTCAAGTATTATTATGGTTTTACGACGTGGGTTTGTTACCCGAATCGCAATGTTTAGAGGAAGGTCCTTTACCAATGTCTCTTGCTCTGAAAATTCCATATCCattcgaaaaattgttttctctgtacaaagaaaaacgagaatcGATTAAAGACAATAATGCAAAAGAAGGAAGTGAAGAGGTGCTTTTCATAGATGAATTAATAGCTCGAGAGTGTCCTGCCTTGAATTTACAGTGGGAAAGAGAAGCTGGAGAAGCGAATACCAATGGCTATTATCCTCCACCCTCTTTGCAGTCGTTACTGAGGAGTTACTTGACTGACTGCGATCAGACAGAGTTAAATGAGATAGAATGTAAACATCAGATCACTATATACCTTCTAATGGATTTAGCTATGCTGTTACAGGGTTCCTATCCTGGAGTTGATCAATTGATCAAATATCCTTCATCTTTCAAGATGAGTCCAAGCCTCATAAAACTTACCCAAGCATTTTGGCTTCTAGATCATGAGGATTACCAAGGTTTCTTGGACATGATGACTGGTCAATTAGTCAGTGATTCTGATGTCAAAGACTGGCATCATAAACTTGTGCTAAAAACACTGATAAGGAACAGTCAGCACAAGTTAGCTTTAATGTATCTGCGCATAAAGAAACCTCCTTTGTCATCCTTTCAAGAACAAAGCACATTAATAAGTTTATCAGTGGAGCATGGTTTGGTTCAATCTGCTTTTCATCATAGACTGCAGTCACATTATACACAGCTACTAATGTGTTTCTTTCAATCCTgcaagaattataataaactcggcgatattttacatttggCCTTGGATACTGAAGAAGAGGAAATGTTTGTCAAGTTTCTGCAGGATTCCAAGTCTGAagacataaaattattatattacttgcAACGTTGTCGTTACATGGAAGCCAATAGTGGAAACACTACTATTTGGTCCAGCTCTGTTGCTTCAAAGAACATGCACTTTGATATGTTAAATGCCTACAATGCAACTTTACCTAATGTAGTGAAGCGGTTTTCCATGAACATGGGTAAAAGTAATCTAGATACAGATTTAGAGTCCAGATATCCCAGACCTATGACCCACAACAAAAGTTTTCAgaaaactgcaaatatttatgaaacagtTATCAGGAAGGCAAAGGAAACCTATGTAAGAACAGAAAAGTCTGTGGTTCCCTTCGTCACTGCCCCTTGTGCTGCATTAAAGTCATCTAATGATAGGATCAACATAAATTGTGTAATGTCTCCCAAAATGGTACAAATGAATAACAAACGCACTTTGGAACAGGTTATGCATGATGAAGAGAACAGTGGTATGAGAACACCAGAAAGAACAAAACGTAGGAAGTTGCTTGATGATAGCGAAGCAGCTTTGAGTGCTGCATTTAGTACTCCATTggtaaaacggaaaatatcCACCAATAGGGATATTCCGATTGAAACTCCgcattctattttaaaaattcggCAGCTTATAAGATCTTCGACGTCTCCAATTGCTGCTAGCCTACAGGATGAAATCACAGGTAGTCCAGTGTCGGACAGGGAGCGTAAAGTTAATAGACAGATACGATTCAATATTAGTCAGTCAAAGAACAGCTGTTCTCATGGTGAAGTTAGcagagaagaagaattttctaaacttAATACGTCTGATCAAAACGATGATGTGTTCGTGAGTCCAGCGACAAGTGAAAAGTGTCTGATTGATAGTCCAGTTTTATCAGATAGTAGTTAtacttgcaaaaatatatatacagcTCGACCTAGACCAAGTCTTAGGAGAACTTACTTACAAACGTCTACAGAATCCATAAATGAGTCTTTGTCCAATTGTTCAAAGACAAAAAATTCCGCAAATTCTCGTTTGAGCGTTCCTTCAGtcaatatattgaataatcGGTCATTAACGAACACGCCGCAGGTATCCAAAAGATTATCTACGTTATCTTCCTCCTGTTATTCCCCTGCGGTTCTCTCTCCAGATAGTAGCTTTGAGATAAAAGTTTCTTCAAGAAGATCCGATAAGAGTGACCTTCAGCGCTCCTTGAAAATCCCTAAACGAGAGAATACTAATCATAATTCTCTTATGGCCTCAACACCTATGACAAAGAGTTCTAGCCCTGAAAAACCGCGACACAGTTCGGAGGAATCAATTAGCACAGAAGTCGAAGAGGACATTGTTCCAGAagcattttatgaaaatagaGAGAAGACCTCGGAAAATATAGATCAATCAAATCATTTAGAATTACGTaacagtaaaaaattaaaggagGATGTGGaaggtatatgtataaatagagATGTTTCGAGCTCCAAagttttggaaaatattaatgaagatCATGAAGGAGAtgaagaagaatataaaagtcTTTCTGAGAATAACGTAAGTTGTTCAGAGAACAAAGAACAACGCCATCGAtcatttcatgaaaaattaccGAAAGAATTTGAGCACGATGTTGAAAAACACGTTAGTTCTAAAAATGGTGTACTATTCGACATCACTGACGATGAATCCTCAAATGGTAGCGATGAAGTATTCTTAGTTCTTGATGAACCAGAGAGTAAAGAAAAACAAGGTTCAAAAACGGTACCAATGAATACAGACAACATCTTTGACGCTTCAAATATCACAGATGATGAATCTGATTCTAGCATAGAAGTATTagataattttcaaagaaatactGCACATCtggataaagaagaaaatatacgtGACCAATCCAGTTTTTCccagaagaaggaagaaaatgcaGAGGAACAGAAGACAAAGGACAAGTCGATTCGACTTGATAacaataattctaattatagAAGAACTAGGAAAAACTCAGTTCGAGGTTCATCAGATCATATAGAACCAAAGGACATTATTAATACTTCCAATTTAGACTCTGGATCCCTAGAAATCACACCTAGAATGACCAGATCACGTCGAGCTTCATCTATATCGAAAGAAACTAATATGTCTCCTTTAAATTCACCTTGCAAGGTTCTTGCAAAGACGCCACGATCGAGACGAGCCAGTTCGTTGGTGAAAGAAGTATTAATTGCTTCTGTAGTACCTGCAGATGAAAGTGTGAAGCAGATAGCCTCTTCTGGATCAGATGGGTCATCTGGGATTTCGTCACCAAGGAAAATCAGGGGCAAGAGGGCATCTTCTGTTGCCAAAGATATTTCCATAGAGGCAGAAAGTGAGGAAGCTAAAGTTCCAGTGAGAAGGAGTTTAAGACGTTCTGCCTCAATACAAAAGGAGTTACCAGAAAGTAGTGAGAAAAAGGTTCAAACAGAAACTAAGAGCTTAAACATCAAACAATCCTCAGGAGAAGCAAATAAATCGAGTACAATCTCAATTCGATCAAGAAAGGAATCTCAAACAAGTGAACAGGATGAGGAAGAGCCTAGTATTGTTAAGTCATCAAGGAGACGAGGTAGTTCTGTACCTAAAGAGCCAGTCAACGTGGTAAGAACAACTCGAAGGTCTAGCAGCGTAGCtaaggaaattgtttcaaaggAGTTTGGACCATTATCAGAATCAATAAAAGAACAGTATTTGGTAGAACAGGTAGTAAGCAAACCAGCTGCAAACACACGTAGTCGTAGATCCTCAATACAATCAATACCGGAAGAGCTTGAAGAAATTCTAAGCATACCATTAAAAGAGAGAGTCTCCACTATGAACAAGAGACAAGAGGCTGCACGGAATCCTCGACTGAGAAGAGCAGCAAGTATGGAATTATCTCAAGTAGAGACAAGGAGGAAAACCAGAAGTGCCCGTAGCAAGGAAATCTTTGAAGAAACAATACTGGAGGAAGAAGGGACAGAAACCATAAGTCCAATAGATGATTCTAAGAAAGTTTctaagaaaaggaaacgtgGTGTTTCTGAAACCTCTACTCGAGAAGCGAACGAAGCGACGTCAAAACCAAGAAGAGGAACAAAACAATCAACAAAACAAAATACCAAGGATAAGGCAGCTAAtcagttttctttttcacagCCAGAGAAGACGAATGATCAACCATTGGATCAAAAAG CTATTGGAGAAGTTccaaaatatatgttttcaCCCCCACATACCAGATCGAAAACTATGGCTTCTGATCATC attga